A region from the Lycium barbarum isolate Lr01 chromosome 8, ASM1917538v2, whole genome shotgun sequence genome encodes:
- the LOC132608168 gene encoding wall-associated receptor kinase 2-like: MMEIDKLLLEQLEFASFWKLNKMVQLPHKIACFYVCGLIFTLATAQTTTNTTKLMPTPHTITKGANITKPGCPKQCGNVTVPYPFGIGTGSGCAINSGFELCCNISNDGSEKLLIGNTEVYDISDAEVRISSCIDRRCYNSAGDVLSDEPAWNNFSPSTPCSFSALNRFTAVGCEAATMTAFKFDYGCNPRYISQGDVVEGECTGKGCCQVQIPMGLKYYSITMSTTRNYNVSSFYQCGYAFLAEAKRFHFRGLKDLSDPNFKERTKASVPIVLDWAIGNLTCIEAQTSEDYACRQNSECVDSDTGLGGYRCSCNEGYEGNPYLSPGCQDIDECADPSTNSCEMTCTNIPGSYNCSCPNGYTGDGKKDGRGCIASYSEFPWIKFSIGMGVGFMSLAIVITWLYFSIKKRKLIKIRDKFFQQNGGLLLKHRISTNEGGVEAKNVFTAEELKKATNNYANDRIIGRGANGIVYKGLLSDKRIVAIKRSKIVDESQIEQFVNEVLILTQVMNHRNVVRLFGCCLEVEVPLLVYEYVSEGTLYEHIHNQHGKSPWLSWKNRLRIATEIASALAYLHSFVSMPIIHRDIKSANILLDNDYIAKVADFGASRLIPLDQTHVATLVQGTLGYLDPEYFSTSRLTEKSDVYSFGVVLAELLTGLKPIIRARNEVDMNLADFFVLSMNNNLLFQILDRRVLREGSLDQLQMVAELVKNCLRSHEEDRPTMKEVLAGELEGMRKLTRNPWLNQHGHEENEDESSDLYTIPINSRCFLFVILLFSVGGM, encoded by the exons ATGATGGAAATTGATAAGCTGTTACTCGAACAACTAGAGTTTGCATCATTTTGGAAACTCAACAAAATGGTTCAGCTTCCTCACAAAATTGCATGTTTTTATGTTTGTGGACTAATATTTACATTAGCCACTGCCCAAACTACCACTAATACAACCAAATTAATGCCAACGCCGCACACCATCACTAAAGGTGCCAATATCACAAAACCAGGATGCCCTAAGCAGTGTGGGAACGTTACGGTTCCATACCCGTTTGGTATTGGCACAGGATCTGGTTGCGCCATTAATTCGGGTTTTGAGTTATGTTGCAACATTTCTAATGATGGTTCTGAAAAACTCCTCATAGGAAACACTGAGGTCTATGACATATCCGATGCTGAGGTGCGCATCTCCAGTTGCATAGATCGGAGATGTTACAACTCCGCCGGAGATGTCCTTTCGGACGAGCCCGCGTGGAATAATTTTTCACCATCAACACCATGTAGTTTCTCTGCGTTGAACAGGTTTACTGCTGTTGGTTGTGAAGCTGCTACCATGACGGCATTTAAATTTGATTATGGTTGCAACCCCCGCTATATCAGCCAGGGCGATGTGGTAGAAGGAGAATGTACGGGCAAAGGCTGCTGCCAGGTACAAATACCCATGGGCTTGAAATACTATAGCATAACCATGTCTACCACAAGAAATTACAATGTTTCTTCTTTTTATCAATGCGGGTATGCATTTTTGGCCGAGGCAAAGCGCTTCCATTTCAGAGGGCTAAAGGACCTGAGTGATCCTAATTTTAAAGAGAGGACTAAAGCCAGTGTGCCCATTGTGCTCGATTGGGCCATTGGAAATCTTACGTGCATTGAAGCACAGACGAGTGAGGATTATGCTTGCAGGCAAAACAGCGAGTGTGTTGATTCAGATACTGGCCTTGGTGGCTACAGGTGCAGTTGTAATGAAGGTTATGAAGGCAATCCTTATCTCAGTCCGGGGTGCCAAG ATATTGATGAATGTGCAGATCCAAGCACCAACTCATGTGAAATGACCTGCACAAACATCCCGGGAAGTTATAATTGCTCTTGTCCTAATGGATATACTGGTGATGGCAAAAAGGATGGTCGTGGTTGTATTGCTTCGTACTCTGAGTTTCCATGGATCAAGTTCTCTATAG GTATGGGAGTCGGCTTTATGTCCCTAGCGATTGTGATAACTTGGCTTTATTtcagcatcaagaaaagaaaattgatTAAAATCAGAGATAAATTCTTCCAGCAAAATGGTGGTTTATTATTGAAACACAGAATCTCCACTAACGAGGGTGGTGTGGAAGCCAAAAATGTTTTTACTGCTGAGGAGCTCAAGAAAGCTACAAACAATTATGCCAACGACAGAATTATCGGTCGTGGTGCCAATGGGATTGTATACAAAGGCTTGTTGTCTGACAAACGCATAGTTGCTATTAAAAGATCTAAAATTGTGGACGAGAGTCAAATAGAGCAATTTGTAAATGAGGTGCTTATTCTTACTCAAGTCATGAACCATCGGAATGTGGTGAGGCTCTTCGGGTGTTGTTTAGAAGTTGAAGTTCCTTTGTTGGTGTATGAGTATGTCTCTGAAGGAACTCTTTACGAGCACATTCACAATCAACATGGAAAGTCACCTTGGTTATCTTGGAAAAACCGTTTGAGAATTGCGACAGAGATAGCAAGTGCACTTGCTTACCTTCATTCATTTGTATCCATGCCTATAATTCACAGAGACATCAAGTCTGCCAACATATTGTTAGACAATGATTACATAGCTAAAGTGGCAGATTTTGGAGCTTCAAGGTTAATTCCTTTGGATCAAACACATGTGGCTACGTTAGTTCAAGGGACGTTAGGGTACTTGGATCCTGAATATTTCAGCACAAGTCGATTGACGGAGAAAAGTGACGTTTATAGCTTTGGAGTCGTTCTAGCTGAACTTTTGACGGGGTTGAAACCTATCATTAGAGCTAGAAACGAAGTGGACATGAATTTGGCGGATTTTTTTGTTTTGTCCATGAATAATAATCTCTTGTTTCAAATTCTTGATCGTCGTGTCTTGCGAGAAGGGAGTCTTGATCAACTTCAAATGGTAGCTGAGCTGGTGAAGAACTGCCTTCGCTCGCATGAAGAAGATAGGCCTACAATGAAGGaagtgt TGGCTGGTGAACTTGAAGGTATGAGGAAATTAACTAGGAACCCTTGGTTGAATCAACATGGACATGAAGAGAATGAGGACGAATCATCAGATCTTTACACGATTCCAATTAACTCTAG GTGTTTTCTTTTTGTTATTCTTCTTTTTAGTGTTGGAGGAATGTAA